A section of the Papio anubis isolate 15944 chromosome 16, Panubis1.0, whole genome shotgun sequence genome encodes:
- the DBNDD2 gene encoding dysbindin domain-containing protein 2 isoform X2 — protein MDPNPRAALERQQLRLRERQKFFEDILQPETEFVFPLSHLHLESQRPPIGSISSMEVNVDTLEQVELIDLGDPDGADVFLPCEDPPPTPQSSGMPLCFGDFSASQPEPNVRL, from the exons ATGGACCCAAATCCTCGGGCCGCCCTGGAGCGCCAGCAGCTCCGCCTTCGGGAGCGGCAGAAATTCTTCGAGGACATTTTACAGCCAGAGACAGAGTTTGTCTTTCCTCTGTCCCACCTGCATCTCGAGTCACAGAGAC CCCCCATAGGTAGTATCTCATCCATGGAAGTGAATGTGGACACACTGGAGCAAGTAGAACTTATTGATCTTGGGGATCCGGATGGAGCAGATGTGTTCTTGCCTTGTGAAGATCCTCCACCAACCCCCCAGTCGTCTGGTATGCCCCTCTGCTTTGGGGACTTCAGTGCTAGTCAGCCAGAGCCGAATGTCAGGCTCTGA
- the DBNDD2 gene encoding dysbindin domain-containing protein 2 isoform X1, with translation MDPNPRAALERQQLRLRERQKFFEDILQPETEFVFPLSHLHLESQRPPIGSISSMEVNVDTLEQVELIDLGDPDGADVFLPCEDPPPTPQSSGVDNHLEELSLPVPTSDRTTSRTSSSSSDSSTNLHSPNPSDDGADTPLAQSDEEEERGDGGAEPGACS, from the exons ATGGACCCAAATCCTCGGGCCGCCCTGGAGCGCCAGCAGCTCCGCCTTCGGGAGCGGCAGAAATTCTTCGAGGACATTTTACAGCCAGAGACAGAGTTTGTCTTTCCTCTGTCCCACCTGCATCTCGAGTCACAGAGAC CCCCCATAGGTAGTATCTCATCCATGGAAGTGAATGTGGACACACTGGAGCAAGTAGAACTTATTGATCTTGGGGATCCGGATGGAGCAGATGTGTTCTTGCCTTGTGAAGATCCTCCACCAACCCCCCAGTCGTCTG GGGTGGACAACCATTTGGAGGAGCTGAGCCTGCCGGTGCCTACATCAGACAGGACCACATCTaggacctcctcctcctcctctgactCCTCCACCAACCTGCATAGCCCAAATCCAAGTGATGATGGAGCAGACACGCCCTTGGCACAGTCggatgaagaggaggaaagggGTGATGGAGGGGCAGAGCCTGGAGCCTGCAGCTAG